In one window of Sciurus carolinensis chromosome X, mSciCar1.2, whole genome shotgun sequence DNA:
- the Pou3f4 gene encoding POU domain, class 3, transcription factor 4 gives MATAASNPYSILSSSSLVHADSAGMQQGSPFRNPQKLLQSDYLQGVPSNGHPLGHHWVTSLSDGGPWSSTLATSPLDQQDVKPGREDLQLGTIIHHRSPHVAHHSPHTNHPNAWGASPAPNPSITSSGQPLNVYSQPGFTVSGMLEHGGLTPPPAAASTQNLHPVLREPPDHGELGSHHCQDHSDEETPTSDELEQFAKQFKQRRIKLGFTQADVGLALGTLYGNVFSQTTICRFEALQLSFKNMCKLKPLLNKWLEEADSSTGSPTSIDKIAAQGRKRKKRTSIEVSVKGVLETHFLKCPKPAAQEISSLADSLQLEKEVVRVWFCNRRQKEKRMTPPGDQQPHEVYSHTVKTDTSCHDL, from the coding sequence ATGGCCACAGCTGCATCGAATCCCTACAGCATTCTCAGTTCCAGCTCCCTAGTCCATGCGGACTCTGCGGGCATGCAGCAGGGGAGTCCTTTCCGCAATCCTCAAAAACTTCTCCAAAGTGATTACTTGCAGGGAGTTCCCAGCAATGGGCATCCCCTCGGGCATCACTGGGTGACCAGTCTGAGCGACGGGGGCCCATGGTCCTCCACACTAGCCACCAGCCCCCTGGACCAGCAGGACGTGAAGCCCGGGCGCGAAGACCTGCAACTGGGTACGATCATCCATCACCGCTCGCCACACGTAGCCCACCACTCGCCGCACACTAACCACCCAAACGCCTGGGGGGCGAGCCCGGCTCCAAACCCGTCCATCACGTCAAGCGGCCAACCCCTTAACGTGTATTCGCAGCCCGGCTTCACCGTAAGCGGCATGCTGGAGCACGGGGGACTCACTCCACCGCCGGCAGCTGCCTCCACACAGAACCTGCATCCTGTGCTCCGTGAGCCCCCAGACCATGGCGAACTTGGCTCACACCACTGCCAGGACCACTCAGACGAGGAGACGCCAACCTCGGATGAGTTGGAACAGTTCGCCAAACAATTCAAACAAAGAAGAATCAAGTTGGGTTTCACGCAGGCCGACGTGGGGCTGGCGCTGGGCACATTGTATGGCAACGTGTTTTCGCAGACCACCATCTGCAGGTTTGAGGCCTTGCAACTGAGCTTCAAGAACATGTGCAAGCTGAAGCCTTTGCTGAACAAGTGGCTGGAAGAGGCAGATTCATCCACAGGGAGCCCGACCAGCATTGACAAGATCGCCGCCCAGGGCCGAAAGCGCAAGAAGCGAACCTCCATCGAGGTGAGTGTCAAGGGCGTACTGGAGACGCATTTCCTCAAGTGTCCCAAACCTGCCGCGCAGGAGATCTCCTCGCTGGCAGACAGCCTCCAGTTGGAGAAAGAAGTGGTGCGTGTCTGGTTCTGTAATCgaagacaaaaagagaaaagaatgactCCGCCAGGGGATCAGCAGCCGCATGAGGTTTATTCTCACACCGTGAAAACAGACACATCGTGCCACGATCTCTGA